The stretch of DNA TAATAGTAAAACAACAATGACAATGACAATACAAACGACAAATACCGTATACAAAGCTATGGCCTCCTTGACTTCCTGATCTCCTCCCATTGTATCATGAATAGACCTTCATTGATTAAAAAACAATTAAAAAGGAAGCTGATTGGGCAGCCTCCTTAATCTGATTTTCCAATGGTATGTACAATCAATGAATATTTCTAGGATAATAAGTATTTGTGCGAAGTTGACCATATTCTTCCTGTGCAAATTTCCCTTTAAGACTTTCTATTAGGTAAAGCCCCATTAAATCATATAGTTCTTGTTTATCCATTTCTTGAATTAAGGCTAGAAGATCTTCATGTGTCATTTCTTCTAAAAAGGCAAATGTAAGCATATCAATATCCTCTTCGTCACCAGTTAGCTTGTTTCGGTACATTTCATATAACTCATCGACCAATTTCAATTGCCACACCTCCTTAGAATAATCATTTGCTTCTTACTTATTGAATTCCCATATTAAGATAAAATAAACCCTTGGAAAAAATTGACTGAAAAATCTGTTTTCTTGATTGTATGCTCATTATAGCGTATTCATTTCTAAAAAAAAGTCGAAATTTGAAAAAGAATAAATTTTTCTCATTTGTGGACTACTATAGGTAAAAGGGGATGAAATTGATGAGTGAGCAAAAGAAAACGTATTATATAGATGTTGGGACGGGTGAAATTTCACAAAGTGCCACTAGCTCGACATGGAGTTATAAAATTCAAGCTGACGATGAAGAAATAACCCAGCTGCGCGAACTGTTTGATGAAAATTACTCCACTGAGTGGCAGAACTTTTTTAGAGCCCATGTTCCTTATGTTCAGTATCATTATGACAGAGAAAACGATGCTTATGATCAAACTATTCAGAGAGTATATGGAATGCTCCACAAATTAGGCGATGACGAGGCAAGAAATCATATTGATAGTATGAATATCTTACCTAAACAAGAATAATGGCAAGTAACAGGCTGACTCCTTAGTTTTTGAGTCAGTCTCTTTTTTCGCTTATAATAAAAGTATATTGAAAAAATAGGGCGGTTTTTTAATGATACAGTTTTTTGATCAGAATAGAAATAAAGTAGAACTTGATTTCAAACAAAAGGCCTTTAAAGAAGAGGCCAAACATGTACTCGTTATTTGCCAACAAGGGGACAAGTGGCTTTTAACGAATCATAAGACAAGGGGCTTCGAATTTCCTGGTGGTAAAGTAGAACCCTTTGAGACCCTTGAAGAAGCAGCAAGAAGAGAGACATTTGAAGAAACTGGAGCTATTCTGGGACAACTACAATTTGTTGCAGAGTACAA from Bacillus sp. SLBN-46 encodes:
- a CDS encoding DUF6154 family protein encodes the protein MKLVDELYEMYRNKLTGDEEDIDMLTFAFLEEMTHEDLLALIQEMDKQELYDLMGLYLIESLKGKFAQEEYGQLRTNTYYPRNIH
- a CDS encoding hydrolase, translating into MSEQKKTYYIDVGTGEISQSATSSTWSYKIQADDEEITQLRELFDENYSTEWQNFFRAHVPYVQYHYDRENDAYDQTIQRVYGMLHKLGDDEARNHIDSMNILPKQE
- the ytkD gene encoding RNA deprotection pyrophosphohydrolase, giving the protein MIQFFDQNRNKVELDFKQKAFKEEAKHVLVICQQGDKWLLTNHKTRGFEFPGGKVEPFETLEEAARRETFEETGAILGQLQFVAEYKVSDQNSSFIKAVFWGQVKEMDKTNNYHETNGPVMLKGDVLKLRMGNQFSFIMKDQVIEECIHHIKQKLKE